DNA from Endomicrobiales bacterium:
GTGTCAAGTATTCAAATATTGATCCTGAAGCTAAGTCGCGGGATATAAAAAAAGCTTTAACCCTGCTAAAATTATCTGGGATAATCCATCCGATATACTCCACCGCTGCATCAGGGCTTCCATTAGGTGCTCAAATTAATGAAGCAAAATTCAAGCTTAATTTTCTTGATGTAGGTTTAATGCAAAATGCTTGTGGTTTGCAAAAACAACTTTCGGTAACTAACGATTTTGTTCAGGTTAATGCCGGTGCTGTAGCAGAACAATTTATTGGTCAGGAGCTTAGCGCATATTTTGACAGTTATTTGGAACATAATTTGTTTTTCTGGGCACGCGACAAAAAAAACAGTTCTGCTGAAGTGGATTATGTTATCGTTATAGATTCTTTAATATTTCCGATAGAAGTAAAAGCTGGCAAAACTGGCACACTCAAATCTCTCAGATTATTTCTTGAAGAGAAACAATCACATTTTGGTATTCGCTTCTCACAAGAGAAACTATCATATTTTGATAATGTTCTAACATTGCCGTTATATATGGCTGAACAGCTGCAAAGAATTGTAAGAGAAATCAGAAATTAGGACGAAAGTAGGTGCGAAGTTAGAAAATTAGATAATTCTGGTGTCAGGCCCGCCAATACTGAATTGGCGAGGTCTAGACATGGGCTGACTTCACCCGCCAATACGACATGGCGAGGTTTACAACTTGCCCTCCTGCGCTGACATTTCATCAATAAACACAGCTATTCGCTGTATTGATGAAATAGCTTCGGAAGGGCGCAGCTTTACTTACCGAGAATGAACAACGGAGAGGCAAACCATGAAAATGAAACCATTTCTACTATCAGAAGTTTACAGATTAATTGAACCAGGGCCGGTTGTTATGGTAACTACCGCGCATAAGGGAAATAAAGATGTGATGACTATGTCGTGGCATACCATGATGGATTTCAATCCGCCGCTGATAGGATGTGTAATCAGCGATCGTGGTTATACTTTCAATATCCTTAAAGCATCCAAAGAATGCGTTATCGCCATTCCTGCCGTGAAACTTGCGGCAAAAGTAGTGCGTGTTGGTAATACTTCTGGCAGAAAAATTGATAAATTTAAAACCTTAGGGTTCACTGAGGTTCCTGCATCGCATGTTAAAGCGTCGCTTATAGGTGAGTGTTACGCCAATCTTGAATGTAAGGTTGTTGATTCAACAATGAGTAACAAATACAATCTTTTCATGCTTAAGGTGGTTAAAGCATGGATTGACCCTGCCCAAAAACATCCGCAAACTATTCACCATCTTGGAAAAGGCGTTTTTATGGTTGCTGGAAAAACAATTAACTTCCCATCAAAAATGAAATAAATGAACCTCCGCCCAG
Protein-coding regions in this window:
- a CDS encoding flavin reductase family protein; protein product: MKPFLLSEVYRLIEPGPVVMVTTAHKGNKDVMTMSWHTMMDFNPPLIGCVISDRGYTFNILKASKECVIAIPAVKLAAKVVRVGNTSGRKIDKFKTLGFTEVPASHVKASLIGECYANLECKVVDSTMSNKYNLFMLKVVKAWIDPAQKHPQTIHHLGKGVFMVAGKTINFPSKMK